In Candidatus Bathyarchaeota archaeon, the following proteins share a genomic window:
- a CDS encoding oligogalacturonate lyase family protein, with protein sequence MGLGETIEVEFITFSDKDTGVDVTRLSDNVGNTLHPYFTQNLLRSDDGMLLCASDRTGAWQLFLLDLRDECMIQITEGTSIAPGAPCLTHDGKTTFYWDGGSLMMVNNKTLETQRIFELPEGWRPTKLSITRDGRFLAFAIGEIIKLWELLTKNKISSHLHLGLYARPRSILFRYDVKCGEAMPVWGEQAWITHVNIHPLNPDLILFNHEGPWHLVQRMWVANAETHEIYPLLPYRRIYERAGHEFFTDGGRVAAQYSRRYSPSSQEWECFDVFLDIDGSNVKMYRYERNIRTPSHMFSRDEKIGVIDRSYLTRDREDDSYVSSVRYEEGKAILKPICRHGSTWSGQAAHPHPIITFDKKHVIFTSNMEGRENLYMAPIAI encoded by the coding sequence ATGGGTTTGGGAGAAACGATAGAGGTAGAGTTCATAACCTTCAGTGATAAGGATACCGGTGTCGATGTAACGCGGCTTTCCGATAATGTGGGAAATACATTACATCCATACTTTACACAGAACCTTCTCAGGTCAGATGACGGAATGCTTTTATGTGCATCTGATAGGACAGGAGCATGGCAACTATTTCTTCTAGACCTACGAGATGAATGTATGATTCAGATCACAGAGGGCACCTCAATCGCTCCAGGTGCGCCATGCCTGACCCATGATGGAAAGACAACATTTTACTGGGACGGCGGCTCCCTAATGATGGTCAATAATAAGACCCTAGAAACCCAGAGGATCTTTGAACTTCCAGAAGGTTGGCGCCCCACAAAACTGTCAATAACGAGGGATGGCCGTTTTCTTGCTTTCGCTATCGGAGAGATAATAAAACTTTGGGAGCTTCTCACCAAGAATAAGATTTCCTCCCATCTACATCTGGGGCTCTATGCGAGGCCGCGAAGCATACTATTCAGATATGATGTTAAATGTGGAGAAGCCATGCCAGTTTGGGGAGAGCAGGCCTGGATTACACATGTAAACATCCATCCGCTCAATCCAGACCTAATCCTCTTCAACCATGAAGGACCTTGGCACCTGGTCCAGAGAATGTGGGTTGCCAACGCTGAGACACATGAAATTTATCCCCTACTGCCATACAGACGGATATATGAAAGGGCTGGTCACGAGTTCTTCACTGATGGCGGCAGAGTTGCAGCCCAGTACTCTAGAAGGTATTCACCTAGCTCGCAGGAGTGGGAATGCTTCGACGTATTCCTAGACATAGACGGATCCAACGTGAAGATGTATAGGTACGAACGCAACATTAGAACGCCCAGTCACATGTTCTCACGTGACGAAAAGATAGGGGTCATTGACAGATCATATTTGACTAGAGATAGGGAAGACGACTCTTACGTCTCATCCGTTCGATATGAGGAAGGAAAAGCGATACTAAAGCCTATATGTAGGCATGGCAGCACATGGTCAGGGCAGGCTGCGCATCCGCATCCCATAATCACATTCGACAAGAAGCATGTCATATTCACGTCAAACATGGAAGGAAGAGAAAACTTATACATGGCTCCCATCGCAATATAA